One genomic window of Polyangium aurulentum includes the following:
- a CDS encoding helix-turn-helix transcriptional regulator, with translation MAEVQSGRGTAEGAKCLSRKTCSGRCSRTVPGMPRRSEPDPLAQIVGLRIRQLREEQGLTMEQLAYESELRSKGHLSNIERGLARPTIYTLKVLADRLEVKLLDLVTFPDEDERQRLIDATRRMSRGAIRKILKEDAATAKKAPAPAAKKPAKKRLRASGNKRSR, from the coding sequence ATGGCGGAAGTCCAGTCTGGACGGGGGACCGCGGAGGGCGCCAAATGTTTGTCTAGGAAAACCTGTAGCGGCCGGTGTTCTCGTACGGTTCCGGGCATGCCTCGTCGAAGCGAGCCAGATCCTCTCGCCCAGATCGTCGGTCTTCGGATCCGACAGTTGCGTGAAGAGCAGGGACTCACGATGGAGCAGCTCGCCTACGAGAGCGAGCTGCGCTCGAAGGGACACCTGTCGAACATCGAGCGCGGCCTGGCGCGGCCGACGATCTACACGCTCAAGGTGCTCGCCGATCGGCTCGAGGTGAAGCTGCTCGATCTGGTGACGTTCCCGGACGAGGACGAGCGGCAGCGGTTGATCGACGCGACGAGGCGCATGTCGCGCGGCGCGATCCGCAAGATCCTGAAGGAGGACGCGGCGACCGCGAAGAAGGCGCCGGCGCCGGCGGCGAAGAAGCCGGCCAAGAAGCGCCTCCGTGCGTCGGGGAACAAGCGCTCGCGGTGA